One region of Desulfitobacterium chlororespirans DSM 11544 genomic DNA includes:
- the rhuM gene encoding RhuM family protein: MENEDKIVLYTTDSGKVTVSVRFEEDNFWMTQKAIEDLFETTTANVNIHIKNILDDEELDSNSTIKEFLIVQTEGDEIPMSMADWFWETDNFLQNNRRKVLEGKGKISHEAAIKKAEEIYEQFRVRQDKDYVSQFDIEMSKYLKGKANKDE; encoded by the coding sequence TTGGAGAATGAAGACAAAATCGTTCTATATACGACAGACAGCGGCAAGGTGACCGTCTCAGTTCGATTTGAAGAGGATAACTTTTGGATGACGCAAAAAGCGATTGAGGATTTGTTTGAAACGACGACCGCTAATGTTAATATTCACATAAAAAATATTTTGGACGATGAGGAATTGGATTCAAATTCAACTATTAAGGAATTTTTAATAGTTCAAACTGAAGGCGATGAAATCCCGATGAGCATGGCCGACTGGTTTTGGGAGACCGATAATTTTCTGCAGAACAACCGCCGGAAGGTGCTTGAGGGGAAAGGTAAAATATCTCACGAGGCGGCTATAAAAAAGGCTGAAGAAATTTATGAGCAATTCCGTGTGCGGCAGGACAAGGATTATGTTTCACAGTTCGATATAGAGATGTCTAAATATTTGAAAGGCAAAGCAAATAAGGATGAGTAG
- a CDS encoding AraC family transcriptional regulator: MKTILNQLYTPFLSQIGLTPEEGASGRGLFYKPNPGLGDGFIWVFPVDNLYAVTIYDIVFKEDVWFGYRHPAFLSVGTYTAPIARLMYESADSSGESLLGYVGQEEMHEQSVHKNVPLCSVSISLTPEFYDSYLAERYSPAFRKLPDILSRLNGNDIIPGAASALKLLRTSRPCGSTAKAYYESKVLETLALIMQWGEDQLRHEEKTRLRDWELNSLQEVSRYLKQHYAEPIPLQTLARLACMSRNKLTTAFKQAHGLTITEYIQELRLEKAKDLLLNSDWDVGEIAGTVGYKLHRSFSEAFKEATGITPSEFRRQTI, encoded by the coding sequence ATGAAAACAATTTTAAACCAATTGTATACGCCGTTCTTATCCCAAATTGGCCTGACGCCGGAAGAAGGAGCGTCCGGGCGCGGCTTGTTCTATAAACCCAATCCGGGACTGGGGGACGGCTTTATCTGGGTGTTCCCTGTGGATAACCTCTATGCGGTCACCATTTACGACATCGTCTTTAAGGAGGATGTCTGGTTCGGTTACCGGCACCCGGCCTTTCTGAGCGTCGGGACCTATACCGCACCGATCGCCAGGCTCATGTATGAAAGCGCGGATTCTTCGGGTGAAAGCCTGCTGGGCTATGTGGGGCAGGAGGAAATGCATGAACAGTCGGTCCACAAGAACGTGCCTCTTTGCTCCGTCAGCATCTCCCTGACCCCGGAGTTTTACGACAGTTACCTGGCGGAGAGGTATTCTCCCGCTTTCCGGAAGCTGCCGGACATCCTATCCCGGTTGAACGGCAACGACATCATACCTGGAGCCGCATCAGCCCTGAAGCTGCTCCGTACCTCCCGGCCCTGCGGCAGCACCGCCAAAGCCTATTATGAAAGCAAGGTGCTGGAAACTCTTGCCCTGATCATGCAGTGGGGGGAAGATCAATTACGGCATGAGGAAAAAACCCGTTTACGGGATTGGGAACTCAATAGCCTGCAGGAGGTTTCCCGCTACCTGAAGCAGCATTATGCCGAACCTATACCTTTGCAAACTCTGGCCCGACTGGCCTGCATGAGCCGGAACAAACTGACTACCGCCTTCAAACAGGCTCACGGCCTGACCATAACAGAGTATATCCAGGAGCTGCGCCTGGAAAAGGCCAAGGATCTGCTGCTCAATTCCGATTGGGATGTAGGGGAAATTGCCGGGACAGTAGGCTATAAGCTGCATCGCAGTTTTTCCGAGGCGTTTAAGGAGGCTACAGGGATTACGCCCAGCGAATTCCGCAGGCAAACGATTTGA
- a CDS encoding energy-coupling factor transporter transmembrane component T, with translation MNLRSKYRIDNSPVRFSGTVATESVYMAASSNPAAQASSGLSLDPRAKLLILVLINITVFFHTGLYTEMFCIALICTALLYHKRYTGCAKAIAAYGALLLLVTVSTNFHNTLVAMLAVVFILARKMLPIALVASLLVSSTRVGEMIAALQKARVPRNIIVPMAVTLRFFPTIREEFAGVLDAMKVRGIRFSLLNILRHPLLFLEYILVPMMLRLSVVADELSAAAVTRGIDSDLPRTSYHQVRWSTADTIFSVLFLVLAAIALSGGLEVLL, from the coding sequence ATGAACTTAAGGAGTAAATACAGGATTGATAACAGTCCGGTCAGGTTTTCAGGCACAGTTGCAACGGAAAGTGTGTACATGGCAGCAAGCAGCAATCCGGCAGCCCAGGCGTCGTCAGGGCTTTCGCTGGATCCGCGGGCCAAGCTGCTAATCCTGGTGCTGATCAATATCACCGTATTTTTTCATACGGGCCTTTACACCGAGATGTTCTGCATCGCGTTGATCTGCACCGCATTGCTTTACCACAAGCGCTACACAGGCTGCGCTAAGGCAATTGCCGCTTATGGAGCGCTGCTTCTGCTCGTTACGGTATCCACAAATTTTCACAATACCCTGGTTGCCATGCTGGCGGTTGTCTTTATTCTGGCGCGCAAGATGCTTCCCATTGCTCTGGTTGCCTCGCTGCTTGTTTCCTCCACCCGGGTGGGCGAAATGATTGCCGCCCTGCAGAAGGCGCGGGTGCCCAGGAACATTATCGTGCCGATGGCTGTGACCTTGCGCTTTTTCCCCACCATCCGGGAAGAGTTTGCCGGTGTTCTGGATGCCATGAAGGTGCGCGGCATCCGTTTTTCACTTCTGAACATTCTGCGGCACCCTCTGCTTTTCCTGGAATATATCCTGGTTCCCATGATGCTGCGCTTGTCGGTGGTGGCCGATGAACTGTCCGCAGCGGCCGTGACCCGGGGCATTGATTCCGACCTCCCCCGCACCTCCTACCATCAGGTGCGCTGGAGTACAGCCGACACGATATTCAGTGTGCTGTTCCTGGTTTTGGCGGCGATTGCTCTGTCCGGCGGGCTGGAGGTGCTGCTATGA
- a CDS encoding ABC transporter ATP-binding protein, with translation MIRMQDVSFRYDGSGENGVRHIDLHIPQGQCVLLTGESGCGKTTLTRLINGLIPSFYSGELHGRVTIDGRPPAEWRIDELYTRVGSVFQNPRSQFFNLDTTGEIAFGCENLGLSREEIHARVCQTVDLLQIGRLMDRNIFSLSGGEKQAVAIASVYAMGPDIFVLDEPSANLDTLATGQLAQLIACLKGQGKTVVIAEHRVYYLRGIADRVLYMEKGILKQDWTAEQFFRLPEEERLAKGLRAVELEKLTVSAEPALPAEDNGFRVENLSVRYKRREPVLQGITCEAAPGEVIAVVGRNGQGKTTLARCLCGLRKENGGRVLQGGKPLPCKRRAGKIYLVMQHSGYQLFSDSVAAELDLPLQSSGRAGRELGDWALEKLSLQEFRDRHPMTLSGGQKQRLAIAAGIAQDAEVMILDEPTSGLDLKNAQRVKEVLDLLKHMGKRIFVITHDYEFLLAVCTRVLRIEDGAIREDYPVNRQNLPRLQRLFLPGTAPPVERI, from the coding sequence ATGATTCGGATGCAGGATGTAAGTTTTCGGTATGACGGCAGCGGGGAAAATGGGGTGCGGCACATCGACCTGCACATTCCCCAGGGCCAGTGTGTGTTGCTGACCGGGGAAAGCGGCTGCGGGAAAACCACCCTGACTCGGCTGATCAACGGGTTGATTCCCAGTTTCTACAGCGGCGAACTGCATGGACGGGTAACCATAGACGGCCGGCCGCCGGCGGAGTGGAGAATCGACGAACTTTATACCAGGGTCGGGTCGGTCTTTCAAAACCCGCGCAGCCAGTTTTTCAACCTGGATACCACCGGCGAAATTGCCTTTGGCTGTGAGAATCTGGGTCTCAGCAGGGAGGAGATTCACGCCCGAGTGTGCCAAACTGTCGATCTGCTGCAGATCGGCAGATTGATGGACCGCAATATCTTCTCCCTTTCGGGCGGAGAAAAACAGGCGGTAGCCATCGCCTCCGTCTATGCCATGGGGCCGGATATTTTTGTACTGGATGAACCGTCGGCCAACCTTGATACCCTGGCCACCGGGCAGCTGGCGCAGCTTATCGCTTGCTTGAAAGGGCAGGGGAAAACCGTCGTGATCGCTGAGCATCGTGTGTACTACCTGCGCGGGATCGCCGACCGGGTGCTGTATATGGAAAAAGGCATCCTTAAGCAGGACTGGACGGCGGAGCAGTTTTTCCGGCTGCCGGAAGAAGAACGCCTGGCCAAAGGGCTGCGCGCCGTGGAGCTGGAGAAACTGACAGTCAGCGCTGAACCGGCACTTCCGGCGGAGGATAACGGCTTCCGGGTGGAAAATCTGTCGGTTCGCTACAAGCGACGTGAGCCGGTGCTGCAAGGCATTACCTGTGAGGCCGCTCCAGGGGAAGTGATCGCTGTGGTGGGGCGAAACGGACAGGGGAAGACCACCCTGGCCCGTTGTCTGTGCGGGTTGCGCAAGGAAAACGGCGGCCGGGTCCTGCAGGGAGGAAAACCGCTACCCTGTAAAAGGCGGGCGGGAAAGATTTATTTGGTCATGCAGCATTCGGGCTACCAACTTTTCAGCGACAGCGTGGCGGCGGAGCTGGACCTTCCCCTGCAGAGCTCCGGCAGGGCAGGGAGGGAACTGGGGGATTGGGCACTGGAAAAGCTGTCCTTGCAAGAGTTCCGCGACCGTCATCCCATGACGCTCTCCGGTGGGCAGAAGCAGCGCCTGGCGATAGCTGCCGGCATTGCCCAGGATGCGGAGGTGATGATTTTGGATGAGCCTACCAGTGGGCTGGATTTGAAAAATGCGCAGCGGGTCAAAGAAGTGCTGGATCTGCTGAAACACATGGGCAAGAGGATTTTCGTCATCACCCACGATTACGAATTTTTGCTTGCCGTCTGCACCCGGGTGCTACGGATCGAGGACGGCGCGATCCGGGAGGATTATCCGGTCAACCGCCAAAACCTGCCCAGGCTGCAGCGTCTTTTTTTGCCTGGTACCGCCCCGCCTGTCGAAAGAATTTGA
- a CDS encoding MptD family putative ECF transporter S component, with translation MSNSRSNTKLVSRDLITIAIFSVLFTLCLFVVAGVLGIFPLTMIFYGLVGGIPCGVIYMYMRAKIPKRGAIVLQALLVGIILFGLGTIWTFALGTVIGGLLAEAISASGAYQSFKKNTTGYIVFMVCLWSGQIAPMLLMRDYYLAYSLQTGMSAEYIDTMLGFLSAPVFMAALIGTGIGAWLGALLGQKLLKKHFEKAGML, from the coding sequence ATGTCCAACTCCCGGAGCAATACCAAATTGGTCAGCCGTGATCTGATCACCATTGCTATTTTTTCCGTGCTGTTTACCCTTTGCCTTTTTGTCGTGGCCGGTGTGCTGGGAATCTTCCCCCTCACCATGATTTTCTACGGTCTGGTGGGCGGCATTCCCTGCGGTGTCATTTACATGTATATGCGCGCCAAAATCCCCAAACGGGGGGCGATTGTCCTTCAGGCCCTTTTGGTCGGCATCATTCTCTTCGGTCTGGGGACTATCTGGACTTTTGCGCTCGGAACAGTGATCGGCGGCCTTCTGGCGGAGGCTATCTCCGCCTCCGGCGCTTACCAAAGCTTTAAGAAAAATACCACCGGCTATATTGTTTTTATGGTCTGCCTGTGGTCCGGGCAGATCGCTCCCATGCTGCTGATGAGGGATTACTACCTGGCCTATTCCCTGCAAACGGGCATGTCGGCGGAGTATATCGATACTATGCTCGGCTTCCTGAGCGCTCCTGTATTTATGGCGGCTCTGATCGGCACCGGGATCGGTGCCTGGCTGGGTGCTCTGCTGGGGCAAAAGCTGCTGAAAAAGCATTTTGAGAAGGCGGGTATGCTGTAA
- a CDS encoding Fic family protein codes for MARYEQAVELWRSYKVESIAALDQYLGSFRILFAYHSGRIENAEITYRDTREIFENGKVNNYTGNPRALFEQQNQKQCYEFLKEKIVVKEPPSVNLVKEIHLILAAGTYDERRYIENKERPGEFKKHDYVTGIHEVGSAAGEVEVDLAELMEEVCAFEGKDVLKAAAYLHARFEYIHPFADGNGRVGRTLMNYFLMIHEHPPLIIYDEDKGLYYECLQKYDETEDLNSLYEFLRYETEKTWMKALELQEGVKKERRGLTDLIQDR; via the coding sequence TTGGCACGATATGAACAAGCGGTCGAGCTGTGGCGCTCTTATAAGGTCGAATCCATCGCCGCTCTGGATCAATATTTGGGCAGCTTCCGCATTCTGTTTGCCTATCATTCCGGCAGGATTGAGAATGCCGAAATTACCTATCGCGATACCAGAGAGATTTTTGAAAACGGCAAGGTGAACAATTACACTGGCAACCCCCGCGCTTTGTTCGAGCAGCAAAACCAGAAGCAATGCTATGAATTTCTCAAAGAGAAAATCGTCGTCAAGGAGCCTCCGAGTGTAAATCTCGTCAAGGAGATCCACCTGATTCTCGCCGCGGGAACCTATGACGAGCGGCGGTATATTGAAAATAAAGAACGCCCAGGCGAATTTAAAAAGCATGACTATGTCACCGGTATCCACGAGGTTGGCTCCGCAGCCGGTGAGGTAGAAGTCGATTTGGCTGAGCTTATGGAAGAAGTCTGTGCCTTTGAGGGAAAAGATGTTCTCAAAGCGGCGGCGTATCTTCACGCACGGTTTGAGTACATCCATCCCTTTGCCGACGGCAACGGACGGGTCGGCAGGACGCTTATGAATTATTTCCTCATGATCCACGAGCACCCGCCCCTCATCATATACGATGAGGACAAAGGGTTGTATTATGAGTGCCTGCAGAAATATGACGAAACGGAAGATCTGAATTCGCTCTATGAATTCCTCCGGTATGAAACGGAAAAAACATGGATGAAGGCGCTGGAGCTGCAAGAAGGTGTCAAGAAAGAGCGCAGGGGACTCACTGATTTGATCCAGGATCGGTAG
- a CDS encoding helix-turn-helix domain-containing protein: MTMKEINIAKVLLKKRKEKGITQDELADFIGVTKASVSKWETGQSYPDVTFLPRLAAYFNISIDELMAYEPQMAKEEIRKLYRRLSADFAAKPFDTVMDDCRQVIHKYYSCFPLLLQMGMLMVNHAELQKDPQQSASLLEEAKVLFIRVRQESGDVSLTKQALFMEALCSLATNDPNAALELLDGTVAPALPPESILASAYQMTGRIDEAKSVLQVGIYQNIVVLFNFLPAYLGLCTDAPEKFEEVLRRALHMAEVFDLKRLHPGVLVGIYISAAQGYLMQGNHGKALDMLQQYTELVTGNIYPLSLHGDDFFDLLERWLDKLDLGTDLPRDEKTIRQSMANGIVCNPVFSVLSDEPRFRSITEKLQNNCQ; this comes from the coding sequence ATGACCATGAAGGAAATCAATATCGCAAAGGTGTTGCTGAAAAAACGCAAGGAAAAAGGCATCACGCAGGATGAGCTGGCTGATTTCATCGGAGTTACCAAGGCCTCCGTCTCAAAATGGGAAACCGGGCAGAGTTATCCCGATGTAACCTTCCTTCCGCGGTTGGCCGCCTATTTTAACATCAGCATTGACGAACTGATGGCTTATGAACCGCAAATGGCAAAGGAAGAGATTCGGAAGCTGTATCGGAGACTGTCGGCTGATTTTGCCGCAAAACCTTTTGATACAGTAATGGATGACTGCCGCCAGGTTATTCATAAATACTATTCATGCTTTCCACTGCTGCTGCAAATGGGTATGCTTATGGTCAACCATGCCGAACTGCAGAAGGACCCGCAGCAATCAGCATCTTTGCTGGAAGAAGCCAAGGTTTTGTTTATCCGGGTCAGGCAGGAAAGCGGCGATGTATCGCTGACAAAGCAGGCCTTGTTTATGGAGGCTCTGTGCAGCCTTGCCACCAATGACCCCAATGCCGCGTTGGAGCTGTTGGACGGAACAGTCGCCCCGGCCCTGCCGCCCGAATCAATTTTGGCATCCGCTTATCAAATGACGGGACGCATTGACGAGGCAAAATCTGTTTTGCAGGTCGGAATTTATCAGAACATCGTCGTTCTGTTTAATTTTCTCCCCGCTTACCTTGGGCTGTGTACGGATGCCCCTGAGAAATTCGAAGAGGTACTGCGGCGCGCGCTGCATATGGCTGAAGTATTTGATCTGAAGCGCCTGCATCCCGGCGTTCTGGTCGGTATTTACATCTCTGCCGCCCAGGGTTATCTTATGCAGGGCAATCACGGCAAGGCCCTTGATATGCTGCAGCAATATACTGAGCTGGTAACAGGCAATATATACCCCCTAAGCCTGCACGGCGACGATTTTTTTGACCTGCTTGAAAGATGGCTGGATAAGCTTGACCTGGGAACCGACCTGCCGCGGGACGAAAAGACAATCCGGCAGAGCATGGCCAATGGGATCGTTTGTAATCCGGTTTTTTCAGTGCTTTCAGATGAGCCGCGTTTTCGGAGCATCACTGAAAAGCTACAAAATAATTGTCAATAA
- a CDS encoding CPBP family intramembrane glutamic endopeptidase: MEQEKSAAKKRLIIFVALTMGISWLVFLLIPICGLTYGSGWAVILLAAAMFIPALCNILTRFITKEGFGNMYLKPNFKGNGKRYLLIYFGPTVLLFLSAAFYFLIFPGSFDTELAILTELTEPGSAAGLSPVTLLIVQVLMVLLIGPVINIIPTLGEELGWRGYLLPKLRGFFSDRAALTITGVIWGIWHLPIIAMGHNYGTGYWGYPWLGILAMIVFCVVLGIIEGYAFIKLGSVIPAAMIHSVVNAGAAFPIYLAKDGYNTLLGPAITGLIGGLPFIALALVLFLKCTRQRPHIQ; the protein is encoded by the coding sequence ATGGAACAAGAGAAATCGGCAGCAAAAAAGCGTCTTATTATCTTTGTCGCCCTTACAATGGGCATCAGCTGGCTGGTGTTTCTGCTGATCCCCATCTGCGGACTAACCTACGGCAGTGGCTGGGCGGTCATATTGTTGGCAGCGGCTATGTTTATTCCCGCATTATGTAATATATTGACACGGTTTATAACCAAAGAAGGTTTTGGCAATATGTATCTGAAGCCGAATTTTAAAGGGAATGGGAAACGCTATCTGCTGATCTATTTCGGCCCGACAGTTTTATTGTTTTTGAGTGCAGCCTTCTATTTTCTGATCTTTCCCGGCTCGTTTGATACGGAGCTTGCCATTTTAACAGAATTGACTGAGCCAGGTTCTGCGGCCGGACTGTCCCCAGTCACGCTGCTGATTGTCCAGGTTCTGATGGTGCTGCTCATTGGTCCGGTTATCAACATCATTCCCACACTGGGTGAAGAACTTGGCTGGAGAGGGTATCTTCTTCCCAAATTGAGGGGATTCTTCTCCGACAGGGCGGCGTTAACGATTACGGGCGTAATCTGGGGAATTTGGCATTTGCCTATTATCGCTATGGGGCATAATTACGGGACCGGTTATTGGGGCTATCCATGGCTGGGTATCCTGGCCATGATTGTATTCTGTGTCGTTCTGGGGATTATTGAAGGCTATGCATTCATTAAGCTGGGCAGCGTTATTCCGGCAGCCATGATTCATTCCGTGGTAAATGCCGGCGCAGCGTTTCCCATCTACCTTGCAAAAGACGGGTATAATACCCTGCTTGGCCCGGCGATCACCGGACTGATCGGCGGACTTCCGTTTATTGCTTTGGCTCTTGTACTGTTTCTCAAATGCACCCGGCAACGGCCTCACATCCAGTAA
- a CDS encoding ABC transporter substrate-binding protein: MNKRLPVLLLALLLAIMPAAGCTSAPASGISKPQTITIAESSNFLGGFASIYGPQQGNSFSYYYYIGNFYETLVNYDNGKITPGLAESWQVSDDGLVYTFSLRQGVKFSDGSDLTAEVVKLNLDNFNTILGVHGINYGLLNSLIEEVVAVDEHVLEIHLQRPYFATLINLAMVMPRGIMAAAAFQEDGTFAEALATATFGTGPYMYAGDTKDHREYTFVRNPYYHGEKPPVDAFTVKVIPDNEAKVLALRNDEVDFISGTDNISYSAYLELDKSAQYTGKVSGVNVLTEFLAQNTTAAPFDDLKVRQAVQHAVDKKGLAENLFGGLKTAADTIMDTALPYCDIAVTPYDYNPAKAQTLLTEAGWADSDGDGILEKNGQRLGAELKYVANATNDQTALAIQANLKDIGMEVTLTGLELMAFYSDIYSAGDYTLTYYESYGILYDPFTFVANMNPNLDYSKFSFSTDPMVSKALPSLSYHEAYELTGGLLSLVGEDNIRAGFHYALETAHRDGVLVPVTYLNEIAVFNGDVIADYTFGSQPSWVNVAGIALSQ; this comes from the coding sequence ATGAACAAAAGACTCCCGGTCCTGCTTCTGGCCCTGCTCCTGGCGATCATGCCCGCGGCGGGCTGCACCTCCGCCCCGGCGTCCGGTATAAGCAAGCCCCAAACCATTACCATTGCGGAAAGCTCCAACTTCCTGGGCGGCTTTGCTTCCATTTACGGGCCCCAGCAGGGCAATTCCTTTTCCTACTATTATTACATCGGCAACTTTTATGAAACCCTCGTCAATTACGACAACGGGAAAATTACCCCCGGTCTGGCGGAAAGCTGGCAGGTTTCCGACGACGGGCTCGTTTACACCTTCAGCCTCCGCCAGGGCGTCAAATTCTCCGACGGCAGCGATCTTACCGCGGAGGTTGTCAAATTGAATCTGGACAATTTCAATACCATCCTCGGCGTGCACGGCATCAACTATGGGCTGCTGAACAGCCTGATCGAAGAAGTCGTTGCCGTAGATGAGCATGTACTGGAAATTCACCTCCAGCGGCCTTACTTCGCCACCCTGATCAACCTGGCCATGGTCATGCCGCGGGGCATCATGGCTGCCGCCGCCTTCCAGGAGGACGGCACCTTCGCCGAGGCGCTGGCCACCGCCACCTTCGGCACAGGCCCCTATATGTACGCAGGCGACACCAAAGACCACCGGGAATACACCTTTGTCCGCAATCCTTATTATCACGGTGAGAAGCCCCCGGTGGATGCCTTCACCGTCAAGGTGATTCCGGACAATGAGGCCAAGGTGCTGGCACTGCGCAACGACGAGGTGGATTTTATCTCCGGCACGGACAATATCTCCTACAGCGCCTATCTGGAATTGGATAAATCCGCTCAGTACACCGGCAAAGTCTCCGGGGTGAACGTGCTGACCGAGTTCCTGGCCCAAAACACCACAGCCGCGCCCTTTGACGATCTTAAGGTGCGGCAGGCCGTCCAGCACGCCGTCGATAAAAAAGGCCTGGCCGAGAACCTGTTCGGCGGCCTGAAAACCGCGGCGGATACCATTATGGATACCGCCCTTCCTTATTGCGATATTGCTGTAACTCCTTACGATTATAACCCCGCCAAGGCCCAAACACTGCTTACGGAAGCGGGCTGGGCGGACAGCGACGGCGACGGTATTCTGGAAAAGAACGGACAGAGGTTAGGGGCGGAGCTGAAATATGTCGCCAATGCCACCAATGACCAGACAGCCTTAGCCATTCAGGCCAACCTGAAAGACATCGGGATGGAAGTTACGTTGACCGGCCTGGAGCTGATGGCCTTTTACAGCGATATCTACAGCGCCGGCGACTACACCCTGACTTACTATGAAAGCTACGGCATCCTGTACGACCCCTTTACCTTTGTGGCCAACATGAACCCCAACCTGGATTACAGCAAATTTTCCTTTTCCACCGACCCCATGGTATCCAAGGCCCTGCCCAGCCTGAGCTACCACGAGGCCTACGAGCTTACCGGCGGCCTCTTAAGCCTGGTGGGGGAAGACAATATCCGGGCCGGCTTCCATTACGCCCTGGAAACCGCCCACCGGGACGGGGTGCTGGTTCCGGTCACCTACCTGAATGAGATTGCCGTATTCAACGGTGACGTCATCGCCGATTACACCTTCGGCAGCCAGCCGTCCTGGGTAAACGTGGCGGGCATTGCCCTCAGCCAATAG
- a CDS encoding ABC transporter ATP-binding protein, with protein sequence MLKAVDLSKQYTAQGTFGPKHTCLAVDGLSLQLEENTVYALVGESGSGKSTLSRLLAYVERPTGGQLLLDGRPIRTYNARELRQKRRDVQLVLQDGQSSLDPRQTIAQILAEPLKNLLGLSRNEQRERAGQLLGRVGLAAEILGRYPHELSGGQQKRVCIARAIGVSPRLIIFDESISGLDVTLRKQILDLLLALKEEIRCSYLLVTHDLEVALYASQHILVMKDGKIVEKAENIQGYHDFRHPYSQQLVGALLAKRQALP encoded by the coding sequence ATGCTCAAAGCGGTTGACCTCAGCAAACAGTACACGGCCCAAGGCACCTTTGGACCCAAACATACCTGCCTGGCGGTGGACGGCCTATCTCTCCAGCTGGAGGAAAATACGGTTTATGCTTTGGTGGGTGAGAGCGGCAGCGGCAAAAGCACCCTTTCCCGCCTGCTGGCTTACGTGGAAAGACCGACCGGCGGCCAGCTGCTGCTGGATGGCAGACCCATCCGGACTTACAATGCCCGGGAATTGCGGCAGAAGCGCCGGGACGTCCAGCTGGTCCTGCAGGACGGGCAAAGCTCCCTGGACCCGCGGCAAACCATTGCTCAGATCCTGGCGGAACCATTAAAAAACCTGCTCGGCCTGAGCAGGAACGAACAAAGGGAACGGGCCGGCCAGCTGCTGGGGCGGGTAGGTCTGGCGGCTGAGATCCTGGGGCGTTATCCCCATGAACTCAGCGGCGGTCAGCAAAAGCGGGTCTGCATCGCCCGGGCCATCGGTGTTTCTCCCAGACTGATTATTTTCGATGAATCCATCAGCGGCCTGGACGTTACCCTGCGCAAGCAGATTCTGGACCTGCTCCTCGCCCTGAAAGAGGAGATCCGCTGCAGCTATCTGCTGGTGACCCACGATCTGGAGGTCGCCCTGTACGCCTCCCAGCACATCCTGGTCATGAAAGACGGCAAGATCGTGGAAAAAGCAGAAAACATCCAGGGGTATCATGATTTCCGCCATCCCTATTCCCAACAGCTGGTGGGGGCGCTGCTTGCCAAACGGCAGGCTCTGCCCTGA
- a CDS encoding ABC transporter ATP-binding protein has product MERKLTQEKVTPPKTTAAKTTTAKPATSKPATEKLLEVKGLTIELKKNRQALVKDISFALAKGRTLGLIGESGSGKTLTSKAILRLLNPGLFALQGEIRYAGRDLLAMPETGYRPLRGKELCMIMQNPMTAFAPMTRIGRQITAILAAHLPIGPKEAYARAPQALQDINLTQPEKIMGSYPHELSGGMLQRVMIALSLLLKPRLIADEATTAVDAVSEEMILGEFAKIKAQGISLLVITHDFGVAGTLADDILVMKDGQIVEGGTVQEIFRRPRHSYTQELMAAGLLTQGGGNAQSG; this is encoded by the coding sequence ATGGAAAGAAAGCTGACCCAAGAAAAAGTGACGCCCCCCAAAACAACGGCGGCAAAAACGACAACGGCAAAACCGGCGACGTCAAAACCGGCGACAGAGAAGCTGCTGGAAGTGAAGGGCTTGACCATCGAACTGAAAAAGAACCGGCAAGCGTTGGTCAAGGACATCAGCTTCGCGTTGGCCAAGGGCCGGACCCTGGGCCTGATCGGCGAGAGCGGCAGCGGCAAAACCCTGACCAGCAAAGCCATCCTGCGGCTGCTCAATCCCGGGCTGTTTGCGCTGCAGGGCGAGATCCGCTATGCCGGCCGGGACCTGCTGGCCATGCCTGAAACGGGATACCGACCCCTGCGGGGCAAGGAACTCTGCATGATTATGCAGAATCCCATGACCGCTTTCGCGCCCATGACCCGGATCGGCAGGCAAATCACCGCTATTCTGGCGGCTCATCTGCCCATCGGCCCGAAGGAGGCCTATGCCCGCGCGCCCCAGGCGTTGCAGGATATCAACCTGACGCAGCCGGAAAAGATCATGGGCAGCTATCCCCACGAGCTTTCCGGCGGCATGCTGCAGCGGGTAATGATCGCCCTCTCCCTCTTGCTGAAGCCCCGGCTGATCGCCGACGAGGCCACCACCGCTGTGGACGCCGTTTCCGAGGAGATGATCCTGGGCGAATTCGCCAAAATCAAAGCCCAGGGGATTTCCCTGCTGGTGATCACCCATGATTTCGGGGTGGCCGGCACCCTGGCGGACGACATCCTGGTCATGAAAGACGGTCAGATTGTGGAGGGGGGCACGGTGCAGGAGATTTTCCGCCGGCCCCGGCACAGCTATACCCAGGAACTGATGGCGGCCGGCCTGCTGACCCAAGGAGGCGGAAATGCTCAAAGCGGTTGA